From the Carya illinoinensis cultivar Pawnee chromosome 4, C.illinoinensisPawnee_v1, whole genome shotgun sequence genome, one window contains:
- the LOC122306769 gene encoding cytochrome P450 71AU50-like, with translation MPIMAWTWTILVLVILAYLLREWTWRSMNKTKKLPPGPRGLPIFGNLHMFGKFPHRDLYRLAQTYGPIMHLRLGFVPTIVVSSPQAAELFLKAHDLVFASRPLSEAAKHVSYEQKNLSFSPYGPYWRNIRKMCTIELLSNLKINSFRSMRKEELGLLVMFIEKAAFDCMAVDLSAKVSSLSADMSCLMVLGKKYMDKDFDERGFKAVIQEVMHLYATPNLGDYIPYIGLLDLQGLTRRMKAVNKIFDEFLEKIIDAHVQSKDLNKIKDFVDIMLRFMGCEDSEYHVERSNIKAIILDMLVASMDTTAITIEWAISEVIKQPRVMKKLQKELEDVVGLERMVEESDLDRLEYLDMVVKETMRLHPAGPLLVPHEATEDITIEGFHIPKKSRLIVNAWAIGRDPSVWTDAEKFFPERFVGSSIDLRGHDFQLLPFGSGRRGCPGLQLGLTAVRFVVAQLVHCFDWELPNNMLPTELDMAEEFGLTVPRAKHLLAIPRRRLHK, from the exons ATGCCTATTATGGCTTGGACGTGGACAATACTTGTGCTGGTTATTCTTGCTTATCTCTTGCGAGAATGGACATGGAGAAGTATGAACAAGACTAAGAAACTACCTCCTGGTCCAAGAGGCTTGCCTATCTTTGGGAATCTTCATATGTTTGGGAAATTTCCTCATCGAGATCTTTATCGGCTAGCCCAAACATATGGCCCTATCATGCACTTGCGCTTAGGCTTTGTGCCCACCATTGTTGTCTCCTCCCCTCAAGCAGCTGAGCTGTTTCTTAAAGCTCATGACCTTGTGTTCGCTAGTAGACCACTTAGTGAGGCTGCAAAGCATGTCTCTTATGAGCAAAAAAATTTGTCATTTTCTCCTTATGGTCCTTACTGGCGCAACATTCGCAAGATGTGCACCATTGAATTGCTTAGCAACCTCAAAATCAATTCTTTCAGATCCATGAGGAAAGAAGAGCTTGGCCTATTGGTTATGTTTATTGAAAAGGCAGCCTTTGATTGTATGGCTGTTGATCTTAGTGCCAAGGTCTCGTCCCTCAGCGCGGATATGAGTTGCCTTATGGTGTTGGGGAAGAAGTACATGGATAAGGATTTTGATGAGAGGGGATTCAAGGCTGTAATTCAAGAGGTTATGCATCTATATGCTACTCCTAACCTTGGTGACTACATTCCTTATATTGGTCTCCTTGACCTTCAGGGGCTGACGCGACGCATGAAAGCTGTTAATAAGatatttgatgaatttttagAGAAAATTATCGATGCTCATGTACAATCCaaagatttaaataaaattaaggaCTTTGTTGATATCATGCTGAGGTTCATGGGGTGTGAAGACTCCGAGTACCATGTTGAACGATCCAATATCAAGGCCATAATCTTG GACATGCTTGTAGCATCAATGGACACTACTGCAATAACAATTGAGTGGGCAATTTCAGAAGTCATCAAGCAGCCAAGGGTAATGAAGAAACTTCAAAAGGAGTTGGAAGATGTAGTGGGCTTGGAGAGGATGGTAGAGGAATCAGATTTGGATAGGCTAGAATACTTGGACATGGTTGTAAAGGAAACCATGAGGCTACATCCAGCAGGACCTCTACTAGTACCTCATGAGGCCACAGAGGACATCACTATCGAAGGCTTCCACATCCCCAAGAAGTCTAGGTTGATAGTAAACGCATGGGCAATTGGGCGAGACCCAAGCGTTTGGACTGATGCTGAGAAGTTCTTCCCAGAAAGGTTTGTTGGGAGTAGCATTGATCTCAGGGGACATGACTTCCAACTTCTCCCTTTTGGCTCTGGGAGAAGAGGCTGCCCAGGGTTACAGTTGGGTCTAACCGCAGTTCGATTCGTGGTGGCACAACTTGTTCATTGCTTTGATTGGGAGCTTCCTAATAACATGCTACCAACTGAGTTGGACATGGCCGAGGAGTTTGGCCTTACAGTTCCTAGAGCCAAACATCTACTTGCTATTCCCCGACGTCGCCTTCACAAATGA